The following proteins come from a genomic window of Aquimarina sp. MAR_2010_214:
- a CDS encoding biotin-dependent carboxyltransferase family protein: protein MIADVEIVKPGLFTTIQDEGRFGFSKYGVPKSGAMDQVAFGFANLILGNAKNDACIEWTIQPPVLKFSEATTIVLTGGETDAFLNDQKIEMYREIKVLKNDILKLNSCKKGMYGYVGIKNGFLSKEVLRSRSFYKSITPQFRLGKNDKIPYQSSANYKGHFSTISPPLFLENSNALEVYKGPEFDMLNEEQKSKVLESIFTISNTINRMAIQLEEKISNTLPSIITSPVLPGTIQLTPSGNLIVLMRDCQTTGGYPRILQLTETAINHIAQKRMKEKCAFKLIEF from the coding sequence ATGATTGCAGATGTAGAAATAGTTAAGCCTGGACTTTTTACTACAATTCAGGATGAGGGGCGTTTTGGTTTTTCAAAATATGGAGTTCCAAAAAGTGGAGCAATGGATCAAGTGGCATTTGGATTTGCAAATTTAATATTGGGTAATGCTAAAAATGATGCGTGCATCGAATGGACGATCCAGCCTCCTGTTTTAAAATTCAGTGAAGCAACAACCATTGTTTTGACCGGTGGCGAAACCGATGCTTTTTTGAATGATCAAAAAATAGAAATGTACCGTGAGATTAAAGTCCTAAAAAATGATATTCTTAAATTAAATTCTTGTAAGAAAGGAATGTATGGATATGTAGGAATTAAAAATGGATTCCTTTCAAAAGAAGTGTTGCGTAGTAGGTCTTTTTATAAATCAATTACACCTCAATTTCGATTGGGTAAGAATGACAAAATTCCATACCAAAGTAGCGCTAATTATAAAGGTCATTTTTCTACAATTTCTCCACCTTTATTTTTAGAAAATTCAAATGCATTAGAGGTGTATAAAGGACCCGAATTTGATATGTTAAATGAGGAGCAAAAATCTAAAGTATTAGAATCTATTTTCACAATTTCTAACACTATAAATAGAATGGCAATTCAGTTAGAAGAGAAGATATCAAACACTTTGCCTTCGATTATAACATCACCTGTTTTACCAGGTACAATACAATTAACTCCATCAGGAAATTTAATTGTGTTAATGAGAGATTGTCAAACTACGGGAGGATACCCACGAATTTTACAATTAACCGAAACTGCAATCAACCACATTGCACAAAAACGAATGAAAGAAAAATGTGCTTTTAAGCTAATTGAGTTTTGA
- the pxpB gene encoding 5-oxoprolinase subunit PxpB encodes MKYKLQYKRYSERAILIEWPSEIEENILQNLLSFKKSILSSCNKPIIEVIPAYNSLLIYYVSTIEDFYSEVLMLKSLYSKGFDETRPESRLWKIPVCYTTSLAQDLKTFAESKSLTVEEIIRLHTTPLYTTYFIGFLPGFLYLGGLDDQLHNARKMTPSLHVKKGAVAIGGNQTGIYPMSSPGGWHVIGMCPLDFFNPKIEDCCFISSGDKIQFISVEEKKYNDISASVLEGAYIPEFVCL; translated from the coding sequence ATGAAATATAAATTACAATATAAAAGATATTCTGAAAGAGCAATTTTAATAGAATGGCCTTCAGAAATTGAAGAAAATATCCTTCAAAACTTGCTTTCTTTTAAAAAATCCATACTTTCTTCTTGTAATAAACCAATTATTGAGGTAATTCCTGCATATAACTCGTTATTAATTTATTATGTGTCTACTATAGAGGATTTCTATAGTGAGGTTTTGATGCTAAAATCATTATATTCTAAAGGGTTTGATGAAACAAGGCCTGAAAGTAGACTGTGGAAAATCCCTGTGTGCTACACTACTTCTCTCGCTCAGGATTTAAAAACATTTGCAGAAAGTAAATCTCTCACTGTAGAAGAAATAATTAGGTTACATACTACTCCATTGTATACTACATATTTTATTGGCTTTTTACCTGGCTTTTTGTATTTGGGTGGTCTTGATGATCAATTGCATAATGCTAGAAAAATGACACCCTCTTTACATGTGAAAAAAGGTGCCGTGGCAATTGGTGGAAATCAGACAGGGATATATCCTATGAGTAGTCCAGGAGGATGGCATGTAATTGGGATGTGTCCTCTGGATTTTTTTAACCCCAAAATAGAAGATTGTTGTTTTATATCGTCAGGAGATAAAATTCAGTTTATATCGGTAGAAGAAAAAAAATATAACGATATAAGTGCTTCAGTTTTGGAGGGTGCTTATATACCAGAATTTGTTTGTTTATGA